The Aphidius gifuensis isolate YNYX2018 linkage group LG2, ASM1490517v1, whole genome shotgun sequence DNA window aaatctgctttaataatcaacatatttCGAGCACCAAACTCGAAATTCgtaccttaaaaaaaaaacaaagaaaaaatatttactccaaaatatttCTATACTGCTTccaaaaatgaatattttcaaataattttttttttattttaaatttaatggtaCAAATTAAAGCACAACTTACTCTGATGAAATATGTTGATTATTGAAGCAgatatgcaattgttaattaagaTTTTGgagtaagtaatttttttttttgttgttatttttcaggtaCGAATTTCGGGGTtggtggtacaaattagtacaaattattctgcgtttgtagtaatttttttcccCCTAAGTCATCTAAAAAAAGTAGACTTTTAACCCTTTCTCCAGCCTtcaattttaacataaaaattaaaacaattacggtataaattagtacaaattaagacgcttctaatgagtattctagaaaatttttatagagcTTATGCATGATTGGTTCACGCACTTAAAAAATAGACgaagaaacaaaataataagtttattttatttagtttaaaaaaaagagaaaaagagatCGAATGTTTGACCCCACAGCAACCGTTGCCAactacaatatttataaagtcaacaaaaaaaaaaattgaaaaaagacagacgaagaaacaaaataataaatttattttattaattaaaataaagagcGAAAGAGAAAGAATATCAAGCTAAGGACCCGAAAGACAACCAATCACAGAACGAAGAACCAGCATTACAgttcttctttttataataggatAATACtcttcaagaaaaaaactatcggaatcatttataatattattattattaaaaattcctCTCGGCCATAATTTTTCGCTTAAAAAGACCTCATATCAGTCAGAAAACTTTGTCGCCACGAAAATCGTAGAATTGCCGGGTCTACAGATATTTTTCTCctataataactaaaaaaaacatagagttCAAACATAAGTAGGTGAGTTTTCCAAGTTGGTTTCACAAACTTCACACATAGtagcaattttattattaaccaaCGTACAGTTTGGGCACTGTTTACTCCCACTTTCTAGAGGTTTTTCGTTTGGTACGCTTCGTCTAGATTTTCCACACATTTGACAAATTTCGGCTTGAGTTGTATTGATAAATGTACAAAATAGACAATTCCATTCATGATATCCGATATTTTGGTGCTCATTATTAGACTCAATAGAAAATTTGTCAGCCTTTTCATATAGTTGTGTAGCGCTTTTCAATCGATGTGATTCGTCTATTTCAACTTTCtgagatattttattaagaTCGATTAAGTTTAATGATGacttcaaatttttttgtaattctgGGTTACTcgacatttttttctcaacgGTATTCAAGAATGTTATTTGAGGATCGAACCAGTGGCGATGAAGCCGCTCGACGCTAATAGCCGAATCGTCATTTTTCCttctagctttttttttttcttggaaaaTCAACTCTCGATCATTTGgatgttttgtattttcagATGTCCGATGTAAAGTGTTAGATTCACTTGAGATGGAATTTTGATGGACGGAAGTTCTAACGAAAGACATGTCCCTCTCACAGAGGTATTTCATGGAATAGTCAATGAGATTTATGTCAGTTTGACCAATCTTACGACTTGAATCACAACTGTTGTCACATTTTTCATGTCTTTTATTAGACTGAGGCATTATcttacttgttaaattttttgttaactgGTTCTGAGAACCAGATATCACTAGCCGAtcggtttttattatttcacaagAAACAGAACGAGAAGCGAACGCACAATTTGGTGTAAATTCGGTAGTAGCTACAAcgtcgtatatttttttatcacttgagTCGTTAAAATTGTCTTCGAAAGTA harbors:
- the LOC122849264 gene encoding uncharacterized protein LOC122849264 isoform X3; the encoded protein is MDRRLDRLQEICIRIHNTHLTYLETNDSPSKIKERYKLEGFINEYVGLVPNEKKYVFQETSDILLRSAETLEGFSVYRASEAWSAISIYASNLLAQPWRKEYRSVQTYSGYYKHEIEANLFQAELMFYLMGYKKSEHSVLTLDGPIDPDKVSNVSRDAIVAFVECQILKKIFETVSKSFSISWFDIIEHRRKFVGTAEQAIRSIHQLLQRDNQNKMKSENYPQYYQKRFNSTTSDDTFEDNFNDSSDKKIYDVVATTEFTPNCAFASRSVSCEIIKTDRLVISGSQNQLTKNLTSKIMPQSNKRHEKCDNSCDSSRKIGQTDINLIDYSMKYLCERDMSFVRTSVHQNSISSESNTLHRTSENTKHPNDRELIFQEKKKARRKNDDSAISVERLHRHWFDPQITFLNTVEKKMSSNPELQKNLKSSLNLIDLNKISQKVEIDESHRLKSATQLYEKADKFSIESNNEHQNIGYHEWNCLFCTFINTTQAEICQMCGKSRRSVPNEKPLESGSKQCPN
- the LOC122849264 gene encoding uncharacterized protein LOC122849264 isoform X2, whose amino-acid sequence is MDRRLDRLQEICIRIHNTHLTYLETNDSPSKIKERYKLEGFINEYVGLVPNEKKYVFQETSDILLRSAETLEGFSVYRASEAWSAISIYASNLLAQPWRKEYRSVQTYSGYYKHEIEANLFQAELMFYLMGYKKSEHSVLTLDGPIDPDKVSNVSRDAIVAFVECQILKKIFETVSKSFSISWFDIIEHRRKFVGTAEQAIRSIHQLLQRDNQNKMKSENYPQYYQKRFNSTTSDDTFEDNFNDSSDKKIYDVVATTEFTPNCAFASRSVSCEIIKTDRLVISGSQNQLTKNLTSKIMPQSNKRHEKCDNSCDSSRKIGQTDINLIDYSMKYLCERDMSFVRTSVHQNSISSESNTLHRTSENTKHPNDRELIFQEKKKARRKNDDSAISVERLHRHWFDPQITFLNTVEKKMSSNPELQKNLKSSLNLIDLNKISQKVEIDESHRLKSATQLYEKADKFSIESNNEHQNIGYHEWNCLFCTFINTTQAEICQMCGKSRRSVPNEKPLESGSKQCPNFDVYIIFSSERLGYCKKEK
- the LOC122849264 gene encoding uncharacterized protein LOC122849264 isoform X1, whose protein sequence is MDRRLDRLQEICIRIHNTHLTYLETNDSPSKIKERYKLEGFINEYVGLVPNEKKYVFQETSDILLRSAETLEGFSVYRASEAWSAISIYASNLLAQPWRKEYRSVQTYSGYYKHEIEANLFQAELMFYLMGYKKSEHSVLTLDGPIDPDKVSNVSRDAIVAFVECQILKKIFETVSKSFSISWFDIIEHRRKFVGTAEQAIRSIHQLLQRDNQNKMKSENYPQYYQKRFNSTTSDDTFEDNFNDSSDKKIYDVVATTEFTPNCAFASRSVSCEIIKTDRLVISGSQNQLTKNLTSKIMPQSNKRHEKCDNSCDSSRKIGQTDINLIDYSMKYLCERDMSFVRTSVHQNSISSESNTLHRTSENTKHPNDRELIFQEKKKARRKNDDSAISVERLHRHWFDPQITFLNTVEKKMSSNPELQKNLKSSLNLIDLNKISQKVEIDESHRLKSATQLYEKADKFSIESNNEHQNIGYHEWNCLFCTFINTTQAEICQMCGKSRRSVPNEKPLESGSKQCPNCTLVNNKIATMCEVCETNLENSPTYV